TACAAGGTGTTCCGGGGGATGGGCATCGAGGACAAGTGGATCCTCACCCCCGGCCAGAGCGCCCAGGAGATCCGTCAGGCTTTCCAGGTGTTCAGCCAGTCCGCGGTCCGGGTGAGCCAGGGGGCTGCTCGCTTCAGCCGCACCGCCCTGGGCGGCTTCGGGCGCTGATCCCTCGTTTGTCCTTCGGGCGCCAGGCGGAGCCCTCCGTGCGCCTGGCCGCCCTGCGCGGGACATCGCCGCCCCAGGCCTGTGTTTCATGGAGCACCTGTCTGTATTGGCCGAGACAGGGCTTTCCATGGAGACCCCTTGAGCCTTGGTCGTGTGCTGACATCCATCATGGTGGCGTTGGGATTTCTCGTCCTGGCGTCTGTTGGCTCGCTTGCCCTTTTCACTCAACACTTCCACCGTACGCGGGACGGGGTGGGTCTGGCCACCGAGGGGATCCGCCTCCCCGGGCAACTGGAGGTGGCGCTGCTCGGCCACTACAGGCGGAGCGTCGAGCCCCCCGCTGAGTCCCCGGCGGCCCAGGCCGCCCTGATCGCCGCCAGCGAGGACCGGCTCATGGCCTTGCTGGACGTCATCAATCACACCTCCCTCTCCCTGGAAGAGCGGGACCTCATCAACGAGGTGCGCCGGCAGGTGTACGCCTACCTCGTCGCGCAGCGGGACGCACGGAGCACGCCGTCCTGGGAGACGCTCACGCGGGCCCGGCAGGCGCTGGATACGGCGCAGTCCAGCATCTCGTTTCTCGTCTACTTCAACGTGAAGGAGGCGCGGGACACCGAGGCCCAGGCCGTCCGCTGGAGCCATTCGGCCATCGTGGGGTGCATCACCCTGAGCAGCCTGCTCCTGCTGGGATTGGGAGGCATGCTGCTGTGGATGCGGGGGGCCGTGCTACGCCCCCTCATCGGGGTCAGCCAGGCCATGCGCAGCTTCGGGGGCGGCAACAAGGGGACGCGGGCCCCGGAGCAGGGGCCCGCCGAGCTGCGCGAGATGGCCCGCACCTTCAATGAGATGGCCTCCACCCTGGTCCAGCGCCAGGACGAGCAGCTCACGTTCCTGGCGGGCGTGGCGCATGATCTCCGCAACCCCCTGTCCGCCCTGAGGCTGTCCACCGCCTTCGTCAACCCGGAGCGCAGCGAGGTGCCACCCGAGCGCCTCCAGCGGACGCTCACCCTGGTGCAGCGGCAGGTGGCGGCCCTGGACCGGATGGTGGGTGACCTGCTCGATGCCACCCGCATCGAGGCGGGCCGGCTGGAGCTGCACCTCGAGGAGTGCGATGCCCGGGAGCTGGCCCGCTCGGTGGTGGAGCTGTTCGAGGCGAGCCTCCAGGGCCACGAACTGCGCCTGTCCCTGCCCGACACCGCCGTGAACCTGCGCTGTGATGGGACCCGGCTGGAGCAGGTGCTCAACAACCTGGTCAGCAACGCCCTGAAGTACTCGCCCACGGGCACGTGCGTGGACGTGACGGTGTCGTGTCAGCAGGGCGAGGCACTCCTGACCGTGACGGACCGGGGCATTGGCCTGTCCGTCGATGTGCAGCGCCGGCTCTTCTCGCCCTTCATGCGGGCCACCAATGCCCGGAATTGCGCCCCTGGCGCGGGGCTGGGCCTGTCCGTGGCCCGGCGCATCGTGGAGGCCCATGGGGGCCGCATCGAGGTGGAGAGCCAGCCCGGGCAGGGGGCCACCTTCCGGGTCCGGCTCCCGCTCAGCCGCCCAGAGGCGCCCAACGTGTCCTGGCCGTCCGGAAGCGTGGTGCACTGAGGGGCGTCATGGGCTCGCGGCCCAGGCGTCGATGAGCTGCTCGCGCGTCCAGGCCAGCACCGGGCTGACCTCCACCCGGTACGCGGGCTGGGAGCGCTTCAGGTCTCTCAGCTCCGGGGGCAGGTGTTCCAGCTCCCGCTGGGCGTACTCGCGGATCTCCGGCAGGGGCGGGCAGGCGCCTTCCAGCCGGAGGCCGCCCCGCATCACCGGACGCAGCAGGGGCCGGCCTGGCAGGGCCTCGTCATGGCGCGCGAGCACGTCCCGCCGCGCCGTGCCGCCCTCGTCCATCCGGAACACCTGCTTGCGTCCCGGGTAGAGCGCCCGCTGGGACGACAGCTTGATGCGGTCCTTGCCCGCGTACGACACGAGCTTGTAGGCGATCTCCAGCGCGGAGACGTCTGGCGACACGCTCAGGGCCGGGCCCACGTAGAAGCCATCCAGGGGGGCGCCCTGTTCGAGCAGCCAGGCGATGCTCGCCTCGTCCAGAGGGCCGTTGGCGAAGAGCTTCATCCGCTGGAGCCCCGCCTCGTCCAGCAGGGACCGCGCCGCGCGGGACAGGGCCAGCAGGTCTCCAGAGCTCAGTTGCAGCGCGCGCACCCGGAAGCCCTCGCCCTGCTCCCGGGCCAGGCGGATGACGTACTGCACGCCTCGCAGCGTGTCGTAGGTGTCCACCCGGAGCGCCATCTCGGGGAAGCCGCTGGAGAAGGCGCGGAAGGACTCCAGCTCATCCTCGTGGGCCTGGACGAAGCTGTGCTCCAGCCCCCCCACCAGCGGCAGCCCGTAGCGGTGCCCCGCCAGCACGTTGGAGGTGCCCTGCACGCCGGCGATGAAGGCCGCGCGTGCCATCTTCGTGCCCACCTCCAGGCCGTACATGCGCCGCAGCCCAGCGTCCATCACCGGCCGGCCTCCCGCCGCCAGCACCACCCGCGCGGCCTTGGAGGCCGTCAGCGTCGGGAGGTGAAGCTGGTGGAGCAGCAGCGTCTCCACGAGCTGCGCCTCGGGCAGCGGGGCCACCACCTCCATCAGGGGCTCCTGCGGGAACACCGGCGTGCCCTCGGGCACCGCGGACACCTCGCCGCTGAAGCGGAAGCGCTCCAGGTAGCCGAGCAGCCGGTCCGAGAAGCACTGGAGCGAGGCCAGGTAGTCGAGCGCCTCGCGGGGAAAGCAGAGCGTCTCCAGCGAGCGCAGGGCCTCCTCCAACCCACTGGCTGCGAGGAAGTTGAGGCCCGGCGGAAGCTGCTGGACGAAGAGGCTGAACACCGCCTCGTCGAGCATGCCCTCGTCGAGGTAGGCATCCACCATCGCGAATACCTGCAGGTCCGTGTACAGCGCGGCGCACTCCTCCATGGCCGTGTCTCCCTGGGGGCACCTACAGCCGCATCCCCACGCCGCCCCCGAGAGAGTCCGACACCCAGCGGCTCATCTCCGCGCCGGACATGAGCCCGCTGCGGCGCGCCACCTCACGTCCATTCGCGTAGAGCACGAAGCAGGGGATGCCGCGCACGCCCAGGGATGAGGCCACCTCCGGGTGCTCCTCCGTGTTCAGCTTGAGCACGAGGAGCCGGCCCGCGGAGGCCTGGCCCAGCGACTCCAGGACGGGGGCCGCGGTACGGCAGGGCCCGCACCAGGGGGCCCATAAGTCCAGCAGCACCGGAATGGGGGAGGAGACCACCACGCGCGACAGTCCCTCGCCATCCACGGACTGGGGCTTTCCCGAGAGGTCGAGCGCGCCATGGCACCGCCCACACGAAGGGGTGCCCGCCGGCGCGGGCTGGGAGACGCGGTTCAACGCGCCACAGGCAGAACATCGGAACATGCGGGCACCTCCTCGCTTCGCGCGGCTTCGTCGAAGGACAAGATAAGGATGCGGTCAGCCCCCGACGGTCTGGCGGGGAGGTGCCTGCTCCGCTGGGCGCCCAGGAGGCGGGCGGACCGGCGCGCTACGCGTAGAACTCGATGATTTTCACCAGGTCCAGCGCCACCGGCGGGTCCACGTCCTCGGGGCGGGAGAGCACGCGGAACCCCTTGCCGCCCTCGAGGTGCGCCACGTGCGGGGGCAGGCCCCGGTGCGCCGTCTTCTGGCGAAGCTCCACGAAGAGCGGGTGCTGGCGGAACCGCTCCCGGAGCTCCACCACCGTGCCGGGCTTGAACTCCATGCCGGGCAGGTTCGCCTTCTTGCCATCCACCGTGAAGTAGCCGTGGCGCACGAACTGCCGCGCCTGGCGGATGCTGGTGGCGTAGCCGGCGCGCAGCACCAGGGCGTCGAAGCGCGACTCGATGAGGCGGATGAGCACCTGGGTGGCGTTCGAGCCGCTGCGCTTGGCCCGGTCCACGTACCGGCGGCACTGCTTCTCCAGCAACTCGTACGACAGCTTGAGCTTCTGCTTCTCCATCAGCCGCAGCCCGTAGTCCGTCATCTTCGTCTTCTGGGTGGGCCCGTGCTGGCCTGGCGGGTACGGGCGCCGCAGCGACGGGTCCTTGTCCGGGTCCTTCGTGGACAGATGCGTGAGGGCCACGAACAACCGGCGGGCGCGGCGGCCACGAGGGCCTGTGTAGCGAGCCATCCCCTGCGACTCCTTGAAATGATTGTGAATGTGAGAATCATTATCAACTTGGGCGGGGGGAGCAAGGAAAATTCGCGGG
This region of Stigmatella aurantiaca genomic DNA includes:
- a CDS encoding HAMP domain-containing sensor histidine kinase, translating into MSLGRVLTSIMVALGFLVLASVGSLALFTQHFHRTRDGVGLATEGIRLPGQLEVALLGHYRRSVEPPAESPAAQAALIAASEDRLMALLDVINHTSLSLEERDLINEVRRQVYAYLVAQRDARSTPSWETLTRARQALDTAQSSISFLVYFNVKEARDTEAQAVRWSHSAIVGCITLSSLLLLGLGGMLLWMRGAVLRPLIGVSQAMRSFGGGNKGTRAPEQGPAELREMARTFNEMASTLVQRQDEQLTFLAGVAHDLRNPLSALRLSTAFVNPERSEVPPERLQRTLTLVQRQVAALDRMVGDLLDATRIEAGRLELHLEECDARELARSVVELFEASLQGHELRLSLPDTAVNLRCDGTRLEQVLNNLVSNALKYSPTGTCVDVTVSCQQGEALLTVTDRGIGLSVDVQRRLFSPFMRATNARNCAPGAGLGLSVARRIVEAHGGRIEVESQPGQGATFRVRLPLSRPEAPNVSWPSGSVVH
- a CDS encoding nicotinate phosphoribosyltransferase, with protein sequence MEECAALYTDLQVFAMVDAYLDEGMLDEAVFSLFVQQLPPGLNFLAASGLEEALRSLETLCFPREALDYLASLQCFSDRLLGYLERFRFSGEVSAVPEGTPVFPQEPLMEVVAPLPEAQLVETLLLHQLHLPTLTASKAARVVLAAGGRPVMDAGLRRMYGLEVGTKMARAAFIAGVQGTSNVLAGHRYGLPLVGGLEHSFVQAHEDELESFRAFSSGFPEMALRVDTYDTLRGVQYVIRLAREQGEGFRVRALQLSSGDLLALSRAARSLLDEAGLQRMKLFANGPLDEASIAWLLEQGAPLDGFYVGPALSVSPDVSALEIAYKLVSYAGKDRIKLSSQRALYPGRKQVFRMDEGGTARRDVLARHDEALPGRPLLRPVMRGGLRLEGACPPLPEIREYAQRELEHLPPELRDLKRSQPAYRVEVSPVLAWTREQLIDAWAASP
- the rpsD gene encoding 30S ribosomal protein S4, with product MARYTGPRGRRARRLFVALTHLSTKDPDKDPSLRRPYPPGQHGPTQKTKMTDYGLRLMEKQKLKLSYELLEKQCRRYVDRAKRSGSNATQVLIRLIESRFDALVLRAGYATSIRQARQFVRHGYFTVDGKKANLPGMEFKPGTVVELRERFRQHPLFVELRQKTAHRGLPPHVAHLEGGKGFRVLSRPEDVDPPVALDLVKIIEFYA
- a CDS encoding thioredoxin family protein, whose protein sequence is MFRCSACGALNRVSQPAPAGTPSCGRCHGALDLSGKPQSVDGEGLSRVVVSSPIPVLLDLWAPWCGPCRTAAPVLESLGQASAGRLLVLKLNTEEHPEVASSLGVRGIPCFVLYANGREVARRSGLMSGAEMSRWVSDSLGGGVGMRL